Proteins from a genomic interval of Symmachiella macrocystis:
- a CDS encoding S1C family serine protease: MKTLNNRLGGKTVATTIALIMMLAATQTAFADAEVYQRTLKSTTWIIAKAENGYSTGSGVLVDAEKKWVVTNFHVVGASTEVLIFFPQFQDDQLIAERQHYIDGADTFGIRARVVMVDKKRDLAVVELDSIPENTPAIEIAETSIGPGETVHSIGNPTAGGVLWTYTSGSVRSVYRKQFRTQAGEHDMRVVETTSPINPGDSGGPVVNAAGELVAISQSLDPKARLMSYCVEIAEAKAFVAEVIDYTTIVVPDVLAKSGLTIVPQGKTAFSADLQADGGETQRVFISAKLESFGKAETRKVWSLATVSQQAPTLEMLTALMEQSARTKLGAWVIEKNEAGQYLVIFCAKVDAGSSPESLRNSVEFVSKVAASMKQQITANVTVSQTKSSSSDWLGSR; this comes from the coding sequence ATGAAAACTTTGAACAACAGACTTGGCGGAAAAACAGTTGCGACAACAATCGCCTTGATCATGATGCTGGCGGCGACACAAACAGCGTTCGCCGATGCCGAAGTCTATCAGCGGACCCTCAAGTCGACGACATGGATCATTGCCAAAGCGGAGAATGGTTATTCCACCGGCTCAGGCGTGCTGGTCGATGCGGAAAAGAAGTGGGTTGTTACCAATTTTCATGTGGTCGGCGCCTCAACGGAAGTCCTGATCTTCTTTCCACAATTCCAGGACGACCAACTGATCGCCGAACGGCAACACTACATCGACGGAGCCGACACGTTCGGAATCCGCGCCCGGGTGGTGATGGTCGATAAAAAACGGGATTTGGCGGTCGTGGAACTCGATTCGATTCCCGAAAACACCCCCGCTATCGAAATCGCCGAAACCTCGATCGGACCGGGGGAAACGGTGCATTCAATCGGAAATCCCACCGCTGGCGGCGTGCTGTGGACATACACTTCCGGCTCGGTCCGTTCGGTCTATCGCAAGCAATTTCGCACACAGGCCGGTGAACATGATATGCGGGTCGTGGAAACGACATCCCCGATCAACCCCGGCGACAGCGGCGGGCCGGTGGTCAATGCTGCTGGCGAATTGGTGGCAATTTCACAATCCTTAGACCCCAAGGCTCGTTTGATGAGCTACTGCGTCGAGATTGCCGAAGCGAAGGCATTCGTCGCCGAAGTCATTGATTACACCACAATTGTGGTTCCTGATGTCTTAGCCAAATCGGGCCTGACGATCGTTCCGCAAGGAAAAACAGCCTTTTCCGCGGATTTGCAGGCCGATGGCGGCGAAACTCAACGTGTCTTTATCTCCGCCAAACTAGAGAGCTTCGGTAAAGCGGAAACGCGAAAAGTTTGGTCTCTGGCGACGGTTTCGCAACAGGCTCCGACCTTGGAAATGCTCACGGCGTTGATGGAGCAAAGTGCCCGCACCAAATTGGGTGCCTGGGTGATTGAGAAGAACGAAGCGGGGCAATATCTAGTGATCTTCTGTGCCAAAGTCGATGCGGGATCTTCGCCCGAATCCCTCCGAAACTCGGTGGAATTCGTCTCGAAGGTAGCTGCTTCGATGAAACAACAAATCACCGCCAACGTGACGGTCAGCCAAACCAAATCCTCCTCCAGCGACTGGCTGGGAAGTCGGTAA
- the dapA gene encoding 4-hydroxy-tetrahydrodipicolinate synthase — protein sequence MTTKGEQFAGLTVALVTPFRDGAVDEAALRKLVDFQIEQGADCVSPVGTTGESPTLSHEEHEQVISTVCDQAAGRIKVMAGTGSNSTAEAIRLTRFAKNAGADAALLVAPYYNKPTQEGFFLHYQAIAEAVDIPLVLYNIPGRTAKNIEAETIVRLAEIPNIVAVKESTGSMDQASQIIAESNLTVLSGDDSLTLPLMALGGRGVVSVVGNIVPQDVKAMLTAFEKGDLPAARAQHYKLFSLCRDLLSMATNPIPIKAAMKILGRDNGELRLPMTPLDASQEQELAETLRTYGLL from the coding sequence ATGACGACCAAGGGTGAGCAATTTGCAGGTTTGACGGTGGCGTTAGTCACGCCGTTTCGCGATGGCGCAGTAGACGAAGCCGCCCTGCGAAAACTGGTGGACTTCCAAATCGAGCAGGGGGCCGATTGCGTCAGCCCGGTCGGCACCACGGGCGAAAGCCCCACGTTGTCGCACGAAGAGCACGAACAGGTCATCTCAACCGTCTGCGACCAAGCCGCCGGACGGATCAAAGTCATGGCGGGCACCGGTTCGAACAGCACAGCTGAGGCGATCCGTCTCACGCGGTTCGCCAAAAACGCCGGCGCAGATGCCGCTCTGCTCGTCGCACCGTATTACAACAAGCCGACGCAAGAGGGGTTCTTCTTGCATTATCAGGCCATTGCCGAAGCGGTCGATATTCCGCTTGTGCTCTACAATATTCCCGGCCGGACCGCGAAGAATATCGAAGCGGAAACAATCGTCCGTTTGGCGGAGATCCCCAACATCGTGGCGGTCAAGGAGTCGACCGGTTCAATGGATCAGGCTTCGCAGATCATCGCCGAATCGAACCTGACGGTGCTTTCGGGCGACGACAGCCTCACGCTGCCGCTCATGGCGCTGGGGGGACGCGGTGTGGTGTCGGTGGTGGGGAACATTGTTCCCCAAGACGTCAAAGCCATGCTGACGGCGTTTGAAAAGGGCGATCTGCCCGCTGCCCGCGCGCAACATTATAAGTTGTTTTCGCTCTGCCGCGATTTGCTCTCGATGGCGACCAACCCAATTCCGATCAAAGCGGCCATGAAAATCCTGGGCCGCGACAACGGCGAATTACGGTTGCCGATGACACCGCTCGATGCATCGCAGGAACAGGAATTGGCCGAAACATTGCGGACATACGGCTTGCTGTAG
- a CDS encoding DoxX family protein, producing the protein MLGPVNVLGRVMLCTIFLMSAVGNKIPKFSGVVKYMESAGVPAPQIMLVGAIVFLIAGSLSVILGYKARIGASLLLVFLILATYYFHAFWNIEDVQQKQTQTIAFMKNLSMMGAMLMIIANGAGAMSLDRKSPAAQPEASKTESA; encoded by the coding sequence ATGTTAGGTCCCGTCAACGTTCTCGGCCGCGTGATGTTGTGCACGATCTTTTTGATGAGTGCGGTGGGGAACAAGATCCCCAAATTCAGCGGCGTTGTGAAATACATGGAAAGCGCAGGAGTCCCCGCACCGCAAATCATGTTGGTCGGTGCGATCGTGTTTTTGATCGCCGGCAGCCTGTCGGTAATCCTCGGCTACAAAGCCCGCATCGGTGCCAGCCTGCTGTTGGTGTTTTTGATTCTGGCGACCTATTACTTCCACGCCTTCTGGAACATCGAGGACGTTCAACAAAAACAAACGCAGACCATTGCGTTCATGAAGAACCTATCCATGATGGGCGCGATGCTGATGATCATCGCCAACGGCGCGGGCGCCATGAGTCTCGACAGAAAATCACCCGCAGCCCAACCCGAAGCAAGTAAAACCGAATCCGCGTAG
- a CDS encoding pirin family protein: MINIRKADERGFADHGWLKARHTFSFAGYRDSQQMGFRALRVMNEDRVQPGRGFGTHPHQDMEIVTYVLEGAIEHKDNMGNGEVLWPGEFQHMSAGTGITHSEFNPSSDEPLHLYQIWLKPREKGIQPSYDQKRFDDAGMTNRLRLVAAPDGADGSLVIQQDTQIFLSKLGQSQRVTHNIAPQRHAWLQVLRGSVTLNGLDLQTGDGAAVSEEQQLEIVAATDAEIMLFDLN; the protein is encoded by the coding sequence ATGATCAATATCCGAAAAGCTGATGAGCGCGGATTTGCCGACCATGGCTGGCTGAAAGCGCGGCATACTTTTTCTTTCGCAGGCTACCGCGATTCGCAGCAGATGGGCTTTCGTGCCTTGCGGGTGATGAATGAAGACCGCGTCCAACCCGGTCGCGGCTTCGGCACGCATCCCCATCAGGATATGGAAATCGTGACCTACGTCCTCGAAGGAGCCATCGAGCACAAGGACAACATGGGAAATGGCGAGGTCTTGTGGCCCGGCGAATTTCAACACATGTCCGCCGGCACCGGCATTACGCATAGCGAATTCAATCCCAGCAGTGATGAACCGTTGCACCTGTACCAGATTTGGCTGAAGCCTCGCGAAAAGGGGATCCAGCCCAGTTACGACCAAAAACGGTTTGATGATGCGGGGATGACGAATCGGTTGCGACTCGTCGCTGCGCCGGACGGAGCGGATGGTTCTTTGGTGATACAACAAGACACGCAGATTTTCTTATCCAAACTGGGTCAGTCGCAACGCGTGACACACAACATTGCCCCGCAACGGCATGCCTGGTTGCAAGTGCTGCGGGGAAGCGTGACGCTCAACGGACTCGACCTACAAACCGGCGACGGTGCCGCTGTGAGTGAAGAGCAACAACTAGAGATCGTCGCCGCAACCGATGCGGAAATCATGTTGTTCGATTTGAATTAA